CTTCCCAACCATAAATGCTTTGCATGAGTTGTTCACGAGACAATACTTGGCCACTATTTTCGAGTAGTTTTTGTAAAAGAGCAAACTCTCGACGTGGAACATTGATCAGAACATCGTCAACAAATACTGAATGGGCAGCGGGATCCAGAGTAATATTTTTGTATTGAAGAACAGAATCTGCTCGACCTTGAGAGCGTCTTACTAGAGCTCTAATGCGCGCACTCAATTCATTTAAGTCAAAAGGTTTTATCAGATAGTCGTCTGCACCACTATCTAAGCCTTTTACTCTATCTTCTATAGATTCTCTAGCAGTTAAAATGATAACAGGCGTGGCATTTCCTTCCTGTCGGATGTGTTGCAATAAAACTAATCCTGATAGTTTAGGTAAACCTAAATCTAGGATAATTAACTCAAATGATTCAGACTTTAAGGCAGCTCGCGCTGCTTCTCCATCTTTTAGCCAGTCAACAATATAACCAAATTGGGTTAGTCCTGTTTTGACAGCATCGCCGAGTAGTTCATCGTCTTCAACAAGTAATAATCTCATCGTGGCTCCTACTTTATTAGGCTTATCTGAAACGTTACTACAGCGGAAAATTGTTTTATCGATACAGGGCTCAAATCGTTTTTTATTCGAGCATGCACTGTGATTCCGCGTCCAGTTCTCCTTACATTTCCTTTGTCGCAATAAGTTCATTAAAGAAATCTATCATATTATCATTATAAATGACGATATTTTTATTGCTGTTTTTCCAGTCCTTTCTCTTCCATATGTTTTGTTAGATAAAAAGCCTGTATTAGAACAAAAAGTAAAGTAAAACCAACACCACCAAATAGTTTGAAATTAACCCAAGCATCTGTATCATAATGATAGGCTACATAAAGATTTAGTGCCCCCATTACTATAAAAAAAACAGACCAGGCGGTATTAAGTCGGTGCCATATTTTGGAAGTTAAATTCACATTGGCTTCCATCATTTTTTGAATCAGTGGTTTACTACCGATAAAGCTAGAGCTTAGGAATACTAAGGCGGAAAGCCAATAAATTCCGGTTGGTTTCCATTTTATAAACCATGGGTTATGAAAAAAGAGAGTCGCTCCTCCAAGAACCATGATTATAATGAGACTGATCACATGCATTTTCTCATAACGTTGGAATTTTAATCTGTAGAATATGACTTGGCTTAATGAAGCAATCATCGCAATTGCTGTGGCAGTATAAA
This Legionella fallonii LLAP-10 DNA region includes the following protein-coding sequences:
- a CDS encoding response regulator; its protein translation is MRLLLVEDDELLGDAVKTGLTQFGYIVDWLKDGEAARAALKSESFELIILDLGLPKLSGLVLLQHIRQEGNATPVIILTARESIEDRVKGLDSGADDYLIKPFDLNELSARIRALVRRSQGRADSVLQYKNITLDPAAHSVFVDDVLINVPRREFALLQKLLENSGQVLSREQLMQSIYGWEEDVDSNALEVHIHNLRKKLNANFIRTIRGVGYMAEKNDGVTVS
- a CDS encoding septation protein A; translation: MKLLFDFFPILLFFIIFKIYGIYTATAIAMIASLSQVIFYRLKFQRYEKMHVISLIIIMVLGGATLFFHNPWFIKWKPTGIYWLSALVFLSSSFIGSKPLIQKMMEANVNLTSKIWHRLNTAWSVFFIVMGALNLYVAYHYDTDAWVNFKLFGGVGFTLLFVLIQAFYLTKHMEEKGLEKQQ